A single window of Narcine bancroftii isolate sNarBan1 chromosome 1, sNarBan1.hap1, whole genome shotgun sequence DNA harbors:
- the LOC138754093 gene encoding mucin-2-like codes for MVPPTIIPLTLIPPKPIPRTLIPPTPFPTNTDPFNMDSTNTNPSSTDPTSTDLTNTDPTSTNPTSTDPLCTDPNSTDHTITDPISTDLTNSNSDSTKPTSNDPLSTDPTSTDLTNTDPTYTDHNPILTKTDPSNTEFTNNDHTNSDSTNPNSTNIDPSNTNFTNTHPTNTDPTNTYLTCTHLTNTDPMNNDSTNINLSNSDPTNTNSTNTDPTSTKPTNTDPTNTDPTQTNLTNTDHINHDTHLTNTDVTCTYYISIISTNIDPTKTNPIKTNPTYINPTSTEPTNINATNTDPTNIDLTNTDLTNTDPINTDPKNAVPNINNPSNTDPSNMDSTNTNPSSTDPLSTNPNSTDPNSTNHTSTDPISTDLTNTNSDSTKPTSNDPLSTDSLSTDHTITDLTNTDPTYTDHNPIPTKTNPSNTEFTNNDHTNSDFTNPNSTNIDPSNTDFTNTHPTNTDPTNTYLTCTHLTNTDPMNNDSTNINLSKSDPTNTNSTNTDLTSTKPTNTDPTNTDPTQTNLTNTDHINHDTHLTNTDVTCTYYISIISTNIDPTKTNPIKTNPTYINPTSTEPTNINATNTDPTNIDLTNTDLTNTDSTNTDPKNADPNITNPTNTDPSYMDSTDTNPSSTDPLSTDPNSTDHTSTDPISTDLTNTNSDSTKPTSNDPLSTDPLSTDHTITDLTNTDPTYTDHNPIPTKTNPSNTEFTNNDHTNSDSTNPNSTNIDPSNTDFTNTHPTNTDPTNTYLTCTHLTNTDPMNNDSTNINIYNSDPTNTNSTNTDPTSTKPTNTDPTNTDPTQTNLTNTDHINHDTHLTNTDVTCTYYISIISTNIDPTKTNPIKTNPTYINPTSTEPTNINATNTDPINNDPTNIDPTNIDPTNTDLTNTDPTNTDPKNVDPNVTNPTNSVPTNSDITKTDRTNTDFTNTNLIKNDPTSTDPTKPDATNTNSINTVPTNTNLTNSDLTNNEPTNTDHKNTNPRYTVPTITNLTNNNLTNTNLINNYPTSTDPTNTDATNTIPPTWQPPTLIPQGLNPPSIDPTKTNTIKTNPTYINPTSTELTNINATNIDPTNTDLSNTDPTNTDPKNAVPKITNPTNTGPTNSNITNSDFTNTNLIKNDPTSTDPTKPDATNTDSTNTLQCSYQHQYHQKRSNQHNLINNDPTSTDLTNNDATSTDPINTNPTKTDPSKTVSTSIDPTKTNPIKTNPTYINPTSKELTNNIATNTDPTNIDPTNIDPTNTDPNNADPNITNPTNTIPTNSNITNTVLTNTEFTNTNLIKNDPSSTDPTKPDATNTVSTNTVPNKLNLTNSDLIKQ; via the exons ATGGTCCCACCAACAATAATCCCACTAACACTAATCCCACCCAAACCAATCCCTCGAACTCTGATCCCACCAACACCATTTCCCACCAACACCGATCCCTTCAACATGGATTCCACCAACACCAATCCCTCCAGCACTGATCCCACCAGCACTGATCtcaccaacactgatcccaccagcACCAATCCCACCAGCACTGATCCCTTGTGCACCGATCCCAACAGCACCGATCACACCATCACTGATCCCATAAGCACCGATCTCACTAACAGCAATTCTGACAGCACCAAACCCACCAGCAATGATCCCTTGAGCACTGATCCCACCAGCACTGATCTCACCAACACCGATCCCACTTACACTGATCACAACCCTATTCTCACCAAAACTGATCCCAGCAACACTGAATTTACCAACAACGATCataccaactctgattccacaaaccCCAATTCCACTAACATCGATCCCTCCAACACCAATTTCACAAACACACATCCCACCAACACCGATCCCACAAACACTTACCTCACTTGCACTCATCTAACCAACACTGATCCCATGAACAATGATTCCACCAACATCAatctctccaactctgatcccaCCAACACCAATTCCACCAACACCGATCCCACCAGCACCAAAcccaccaacactgatcccactaacaCTGATCCCACCCAAACCAATCTCACAAACACTGATCACATCAACCATGA CACTCATCTCACCAACACTGATGTCACCTGCACCTATTACATCAGCATCATTTCCACCAACATTGATCCCACCAAAACCAATCCCATCAAAACCAATCCAACCTATATCAATCCCACTAGCACTGAACCCACCAACATCAATGccaccaacactgatcccaccaacATTGATCTCACCAACACTGATCTCACCAACACCGATCCCATCAACACTGATCCAAAAAATGCCGTTCCCAACATCAACAATCCCAGCAACACCGATCCCTCCAACATGGATTCCACCAACACCAATCcctccagcactgatcccttgaGCACCAATCCCAACAGCACCGATCCCAACAGCACCAATCACACCAGCACTGATCCCATAAGTACCGATCTCACTAACACCAATTCCGACAGCACCAAACCCACCAGCAATGATCCCTTGAGCACCGATTCCTTGAGCACCGATCACACCATTACTGATCTCACCAACACCGATCCCACTTACACTGATCACAACCCCATTCCCACCAAaactaatcccagcaacactgaatTTACCAACAACGATCATACCAACTCTGATTTCACAAACCCCAATTCCACTAACATCGATCCCTCCAACACCGATTTCACAAACACACATcccaccaacactgatcccacaaaCACTTACCTCACTTGCACTCATCTAACCAACACTGATCCCATGAACAATGATTCCACCAACATCAATCTCTCCAAATCTGATCCCACCAACACCAATTCCACCAACACCGATCTCACCAGCACCAAAcccaccaacactgatcccactaacaCTGATCCCACCCAAACCAATCTCACAAACACTGATCACATCAACCATGA CACTCATCTCACCAACACTGATGTCACCTGCACCTATTACATCAGCATCATTTCCACCAACATTGATCCCACCAAAACCAATCCCATCAAAACCAATCCAACCTATATCAATCCCACTAGCACTGAACCCACCAACATCAATGccaccaacactgatcccaccaacATTGATCTCACCAACACTGATCTCACCAACACCGATTCCACCAACACTGATCCAAAAAATGCCGATCCCAACATCACCAATCCCACCAACACCGATCCCTCTTACATGGATTCCACCGACACCAATCcctccagcactgatcccttgaGCACTGATCCCAACAGCACCGATCACACCAGCACTGATCCCATAAGTACCGATCTCACTAACACCAATTCCGACAGCACCAAACCCACCAGCAATGATCCCTTGAGCACCGATCCCTTGAGCACCGATCACACCATTACTGATCTCACCAACACCGATCCCACTTACACTGATCACAACCCCATTCCCACCAAaactaatcccagcaacactgaatTTACCAACAACGATCataccaactctgattccacaaaccCCAATTCCACTAACATCGATCCCTCCAACACCGATTTCACAAACACACATcccaccaacactgatcccacaaaCACTTACCTCACTTGCACTCATCTAACCAACACTGATCCCATGAACAATGATTCCACCAACATCAATATCTACAACTCTGATCCCACCAACACCAATTCCACCAACACCGATCCCACCAGCACCAAAcccaccaacactgatcccactaacaCTGATCCCACCCAAACCAATCTCACAAACACTGATCACATCAACCATGA CACTCATCTCACCAACACTGATGTCACCTGCACCTATTACATCAGCATCATTTCCACCAACATTGATCCCACCAAAACCAATCCCATCAAAACCAATCCAACCTATATCAATCCCACTAGCACTGAACCCACAAACATCAATGccaccaacactgatcccatCAACAATGATCCCACCAACATTGATCCCACCAACATTGATCCCACCAACACTGATCTCACCAACACCGATCCCACTAACACTGATCCAAAAAATGTTGATCCTAACGTCACCAATCCCACCAACAGCGTTCCTACCAACTCCGATATCACCAAAACCGATCGCACCAACACCGATTTTACCAACACAAATCTCATCAAAAATGATCCCACCAGCACTGATCCCACAAAACCTGATGCTACAAACACCAATTCCATCAACACTGTTCCCACAAACACTAATCTCACCAACTCCGATCTCACCAACAATGAACCAACCAACACTGATCACAAAAACACCAATCCCAGGTACACTGTTCCTACCATCACCAATCTAACCAACAACAATCTAACCAACACAAATCTCATTAACAATTATCCCACCAGCACAGATCCCACCAACACTGATGCTACGAACACGATCCctccaacatggcagccaccaacactgatcccacaagGACTGAACCCACCATC AATTGATCCCACCAAAACCAATACCATCAAAACCAATCCAACCTATATCAATCCCACTAGCACTGAACTCACAAACATCAATGCCACCAACATTGATCCCACCAACACTGATCTCagcaacactgatcccaccaacACTGATCCAAAAAATGCTGTTCCCAAAATCACCAATCCCACCAACACCGGTCCTACCAACTCCAATATCACCAACTCCGATTTCACCAACACAAATCTCATCAAAAATGATCCCACCAGCACTGATCCCACAAAACCTGATGCTACCAACACTGATTCCACCAACACT CTACAATGTTCCTATCAACACCAATATCACCAAAAACGATCTAACCAACACAATCTCATTAACAATGATCCCACCAGCACCGATCTCACCAACAATGATGCTACCAGCACCGATCCCATCAACACCAATCCCACCAAAACTGATCCTTCAAAAACTGTTTCCACCAGCATTGATCCCACCAAAACCAATCCCATCAAAACCAATCCAACCTATATCAATCCCACTAGCAAAGAACTCACCAACAACATTGccaccaacactgatcccaccaacATTGATCCCACCAACATTGATCCCACCAACACTGATCCAAACAATGCTGATCCCAACATCACGAATCCCACCAACACCATTCCTACCAACTCCAATATCACCAACACCGTTCTCACCAACACTGAGTTTACCAACACAAATCTCATCAAAAATGATCCCTCCAGCACTGATCCCACAAAACCTGATGCTACTAACACCGTTTCCACCAACACTGTTCCCAACAAGCTTAATCTCACTAACTCCGATCTCATAAAACAATGA